In the genome of Pseudomonas putida, one region contains:
- a CDS encoding Mor transcription activator family protein encodes MELLDLNRIDIAQLPHSLQSLIECIGIENAYRLTCAYGGRPKYIPKHLERTKLADLLPPEALQSLIKRFAGVALEIPKPDHFQRQLRNLQIKQESADGLSRSLLADKYGLSLRQIGNIRRQEDHAH; translated from the coding sequence ATGGAACTGCTAGACCTCAATCGTATCGATATCGCCCAACTGCCCCACTCCCTGCAATCGCTGATCGAATGCATCGGCATAGAGAACGCCTACCGGCTGACCTGCGCCTACGGCGGGCGCCCCAAATACATCCCCAAGCACCTTGAACGGACCAAGCTTGCCGATTTGTTGCCCCCAGAAGCCCTGCAAAGCTTGATCAAGCGCTTTGCCGGTGTCGCCCTGGAAATCCCGAAGCCGGATCACTTCCAACGCCAACTGCGAAACCTGCAGATCAAGCAGGAGAGCGCCGACGGTCTGTCGCGCAGCCTGTTGGCGGACAAGTACGGCTTGAGCTTGCGTCAGATCGGCAATATCCGCCGACAGGAAGACCACGCACACTAA
- a CDS encoding UDP-2,3-diacylglucosamine diphosphatase: MILLISDLHLQEERPDITRAFLDLLDGRARHAKALYILGDFFEAWIGDDAMTPFQQSICQALRRLSDSGTAIYLMHGNRDFLIGEAFCEAAGCTLLADPSVVQLGGEPVLLMHGDTLCTRDLAYMKLRRYLRNPLSLWVLRHLPLSTRQKLARKLRSESQSQTRMKSTEIVDVTPEEVPKVMAAHGVRTLVHGHTHRPALHKLVVDGAPARRIVLGDWDRRGWTLQVDEQGFQLAPFDFP; this comes from the coding sequence GTGATCCTGCTGATCTCCGATCTGCATCTGCAAGAAGAACGCCCGGACATAACCCGGGCGTTTCTTGATCTGCTCGATGGCCGTGCCCGGCATGCCAAGGCGCTGTACATTCTTGGTGACTTCTTTGAAGCCTGGATCGGCGACGATGCCATGACGCCTTTCCAGCAGTCGATCTGCCAGGCCCTGCGCCGGCTGAGCGACAGCGGGACGGCGATCTACCTGATGCACGGCAACCGCGACTTCCTGATCGGTGAGGCTTTCTGCGAAGCGGCGGGCTGCACACTGCTGGCCGACCCCAGCGTGGTGCAACTCGGTGGCGAGCCGGTGTTGCTGATGCACGGCGACACCCTGTGCACCCGCGACCTGGCCTACATGAAACTACGTCGCTACCTGCGCAACCCGCTGAGCCTGTGGGTCCTACGTCATCTGCCGCTGTCCACCCGGCAGAAACTGGCGCGCAAGCTGCGCAGCGAAAGCCAGTCGCAAACCCGCATGAAGTCCACCGAGATCGTCGACGTCACGCCCGAGGAAGTCCCCAAGGTGATGGCGGCCCATGGCGTTCGCACCCTGGTGCACGGCCATACTCACCGACCAGCGCTTCACAAGTTGGTGGTCGACGGGGCACCGGCCCGACGCATCGTGCTGGGTGACTGGGACCGCCGTGGCTGGACGTTGCAAGTCGACGAACAGGGCTTCCAACTAGCCCCGTTCGACTTCCCCTGA
- the cysS gene encoding cysteine--tRNA ligase: protein MLTIYNTLSKTKEAFKPLDGNKVRMYVCGMTVYDYCHLGHGRSMVAFDLITRWLRKSGYELTYVRNITDIDDKIINRANDNGERFDELTARMIDAMHEDERRLNILPPDQEPRATDHIPGMHAMIQTLIDKGYAYAPGNGDVYYRVGKFVGYGKLSRRKIEDLRIGARIEVGEAKQDPLDFVLWKAAKPGEPSWESPWGPGRPGWHIECSVMSTCCLGESFDIHGGGSDLEFPHHENEIAQSEAATGKPYANAWMHCGMIRINGEKMSKSLNNFFTIRDVLDKYHPEVVRYLLVASHYRSAINYSEDSLRESKGALERFYHALRGLPRVEAKGGEEFVERFSVAMNDDFGTPEACAVLFDLVREINRLRENDPEAAAGLAGRLRELGDVLGVLQLDADDFLRAGAEGKVDAAEVEALIQARLQARADKNWGESDRIRDQLAAMGVVLEDSKGATTWRLAD, encoded by the coding sequence GTGCTTACCATCTACAACACCCTGAGCAAGACCAAGGAAGCCTTCAAACCCCTGGACGGCAACAAGGTGCGCATGTACGTGTGCGGCATGACCGTGTACGACTACTGCCACCTGGGCCATGGTCGCAGCATGGTCGCCTTCGACCTGATCACCCGTTGGCTGCGCAAGAGCGGCTACGAGCTGACCTATGTGCGCAACATCACCGACATCGACGACAAGATCATCAACCGCGCCAATGACAACGGCGAGCGCTTCGATGAACTGACCGCGCGCATGATCGATGCCATGCACGAGGATGAGCGCCGTCTGAACATCCTGCCGCCCGATCAGGAGCCACGAGCCACCGATCACATCCCCGGCATGCACGCGATGATCCAGACCCTGATCGACAAGGGCTATGCCTACGCACCGGGCAATGGCGACGTGTACTACCGGGTCGGCAAGTTCGTCGGCTACGGCAAGCTGTCGCGGCGCAAGATCGAAGACCTGCGCATCGGCGCGCGGATCGAAGTCGGCGAGGCCAAGCAGGACCCGCTGGACTTCGTCCTATGGAAAGCCGCCAAGCCGGGCGAGCCGAGCTGGGAGTCGCCCTGGGGGCCTGGCCGTCCGGGTTGGCACATCGAATGCTCGGTGATGTCCACCTGCTGCCTGGGCGAGAGCTTCGATATCCACGGCGGCGGCAGCGACCTGGAGTTCCCGCACCACGAGAACGAGATCGCCCAGAGCGAGGCGGCCACCGGCAAGCCCTACGCCAACGCCTGGATGCACTGCGGCATGATCCGTATCAATGGCGAGAAGATGTCCAAGTCGTTGAACAACTTCTTCACCATCCGCGATGTGCTCGACAAGTATCACCCGGAGGTGGTGCGCTACCTGCTGGTAGCCAGTCACTACCGCAGCGCCATCAACTACTCCGAAGACAGCCTGCGTGAATCCAAGGGCGCCCTGGAGCGCTTCTATCACGCGCTGCGCGGTCTGCCGCGCGTCGAAGCCAAAGGGGGCGAGGAGTTCGTCGAGCGTTTCAGCGTCGCGATGAACGATGACTTCGGTACGCCGGAAGCCTGCGCCGTGCTGTTCGATCTGGTGCGCGAGATCAACCGCCTGCGTGAAAACGATCCAGAGGCCGCTGCAGGTCTGGCAGGTCGCCTGCGTGAACTGGGTGATGTGCTGGGCGTGCTGCAATTGGATGCGGACGACTTCCTGCGTGCCGGTGCAGAGGGCAAGGTCGATGCCGCCGAGGTGGAAGCTTTGATCCAGGCGCGCCTGCAGGCGCGTGCGGACAAGAACTGGGGCGAGTCCGACCGCATTCGCGACCAGCTGGCCGCCATGGGTGTGGTGCTGGAAGACAGCAAGGGCGCAACCACCTGGCGCCTGGCTGACTGA
- a CDS encoding glutamine--tRNA ligase/YqeY domain fusion protein → MSKPTADNAPNAAAKGAPAVPANFLRPIVQADLDSGKHSSIVTRFPPEPNGYLHIGHAKSICVNFGLAQEFGGVCHLRFDDTNPAKEDQEYIDSIQRDVKWLGFEWAGPVRYASDYFDQLHDWAVELIKSGNAYVCDLTPEQAKEYRGSLTEPGRNSPFRDRSVEENLDLFARMKAGEFKDGERVLRAKIDMASPNMNLRDPILYRIRHAHHHQTGDKWCIYPNYDFTHGQSDAIEGITHSICTLEFESHRPLYDWFLDKLPVPAHPRQYEFSRLNLNYTITSKRKLKQLVDEKHVDAWDDPRMSTLSGFRRRGYTPASIRNFCEMIGTNRSDGVVDMSMLEFSIRDDLDRTAPRAMCVLRPLKVVITNYPEGKVEQLELPRHPKEDMGVRVLPFSRELYIDRDDFMEEPPKGYKRLEPAGEVRLRGSYVIRADEAIKDADGNIVELRCSYDPDTLGKNPEGRKVKGVIHWVPAEGSVECEVRLYDRLFRSANPEKTEEGGSFLDNINPDSLQVLTGCRAEPSLAQAAPEDRFQFEREGYFCADLKDSQPGRPVFNRTVTLRDSWGS, encoded by the coding sequence ATGAGCAAGCCCACTGCCGACAACGCGCCCAACGCCGCTGCCAAAGGCGCCCCCGCCGTCCCTGCGAACTTCCTGCGGCCGATCGTCCAGGCCGACCTGGACTCGGGCAAGCACAGCAGCATCGTCACCCGTTTCCCGCCGGAGCCCAATGGTTACCTGCACATTGGCCACGCCAAGTCGATCTGTGTGAACTTTGGTCTGGCCCAGGAGTTCGGGGGTGTCTGCCACCTGCGTTTCGACGACACCAACCCGGCCAAGGAAGACCAGGAGTACATCGACTCCATCCAGCGTGATGTCAAATGGCTGGGCTTCGAGTGGGCAGGTCCGGTGCGCTATGCCTCGGACTACTTCGACCAATTGCACGACTGGGCCGTGGAACTGATCAAGTCGGGCAATGCCTATGTCTGCGACCTCACCCCCGAGCAGGCCAAGGAATACCGCGGCAGCCTGACCGAGCCAGGCCGCAACAGCCCGTTCCGTGACCGCAGCGTCGAGGAGAACCTCGACCTGTTCGCGCGCATGAAGGCCGGCGAATTCAAGGATGGCGAGCGCGTGCTGCGCGCCAAGATCGACATGGCGTCGCCGAACATGAACCTGCGCGATCCCATCCTGTACCGCATCCGCCATGCCCACCACCACCAGACCGGCGACAAGTGGTGCATCTACCCCAACTACGACTTCACTCACGGTCAGTCGGATGCGATCGAGGGCATCACCCACTCGATCTGCACCCTGGAGTTCGAAAGCCATCGTCCGTTGTACGACTGGTTCCTGGACAAGCTGCCGGTACCGGCGCACCCGCGCCAGTACGAGTTCAGCCGCCTGAACCTGAACTACACCATCACCTCCAAGCGCAAGCTCAAGCAACTGGTGGACGAAAAGCACGTCGACGCCTGGGACGACCCACGCATGTCGACCCTGTCGGGCTTCCGCCGTCGCGGCTACACCCCGGCCTCGATCCGCAACTTCTGCGAGATGATCGGCACCAACCGCTCCGACGGCGTGGTCGACATGTCCATGCTCGAGTTCAGCATCCGTGACGACCTGGACCGTACCGCGCCACGCGCCATGTGCGTGCTGCGTCCGCTTAAGGTGGTCATCACCAACTACCCGGAAGGCAAGGTCGAGCAGCTCGAGCTGCCGCGCCACCCGAAGGAAGACATGGGCGTGCGTGTGCTGCCATTCTCCCGCGAGCTGTATATCGATCGCGACGACTTCATGGAAGAGCCGCCGAAGGGCTACAAGCGTCTGGAACCCGCCGGTGAAGTACGCCTGCGCGGCAGCTACGTGATCCGCGCCGACGAGGCCATCAAGGACGCCGACGGCAACATCGTCGAGCTGCGCTGCTCGTACGATCCGGACACCCTGGGCAAGAACCCCGAGGGCCGCAAGGTCAAGGGCGTGATCCACTGGGTACCGGCCGAGGGCAGCGTCGAGTGCGAAGTGCGTCTCTATGACCGTCTGTTCCGCTCGGCGAACCCAGAGAAGACCGAGGAGGGCGGCAGCTTCCTGGACAACATCAACCCGGACTCGCTGCAGGTGCTGACCGGCTGCCGCGCCGAGCCGTCGTTGGCCCAGGCCGCGCCTGAGGACCGTTTCCAGTTTGAGCGCGAAGGCTACTTCTGCGCCGACCTCAAGGACAGCCAGCCGGGCCGTCCGGTGTTCAACCGCACCGTCACCCTGCGTGACTCCTGGGGCAGCTAA
- a CDS encoding fe2+ zn2+ uptake regulation protein, which produces MYNPQPALQRITGLDAAGARAIAGPQVRAGNEQIRELLRTFGLRTSLIRLKVIDALHCADRDGRSIGVRGIHAQLAQLDIPLSFLSVREVLKRLCAEGVISLGNDKCYSLNPEARAVLEQTAPR; this is translated from the coding sequence ATGTACAACCCACAACCCGCGTTACAGCGCATCACCGGTCTGGATGCGGCCGGGGCCAGGGCAATCGCCGGCCCACAGGTGCGTGCCGGCAATGAGCAGATCCGCGAATTGCTGCGAACCTTTGGCCTGCGTACGAGCCTGATCCGCCTCAAAGTCATCGATGCACTGCACTGCGCCGACCGCGACGGGCGCAGCATCGGGGTGCGCGGCATCCATGCGCAGTTGGCGCAGTTGGACATCCCGCTGTCCTTTCTCAGCGTGCGCGAGGTACTCAAGCGGCTGTGCGCCGAAGGTGTGATCAGCCTGGGCAACGACAAGTGCTATAGCCTCAATCCCGAAGCCCGGGCCGTGCTGGAGCAAACCGCGCCCCGTTGA
- a CDS encoding peptidylprolyl isomerase, with the protein MSKVKLSTNHGDIVLQLDGEKAPKTVENFVQYVKDGYYNGTVFHRVINNFMIQGGGFEAGMKQKPTRSPIQNEADNGLKNAKYSIAMARTMEPHSASAQFFINVADNDFLNHSGKNVQGWGYAVFGEVIEGRDVVDVIKGVSTGSKAGHQDVPKDDVIIEKAEIIE; encoded by the coding sequence ATGTCCAAAGTCAAACTGAGCACCAACCACGGCGACATCGTCCTGCAACTGGACGGCGAAAAGGCACCGAAAACCGTCGAAAACTTCGTCCAGTACGTCAAAGACGGCTACTACAACGGCACCGTGTTCCACCGTGTGATCAACAACTTCATGATCCAGGGTGGCGGTTTCGAAGCGGGCATGAAGCAAAAGCCAACCCGCTCGCCAATTCAGAACGAAGCCGACAACGGCCTGAAGAACGCCAAATACAGCATCGCCATGGCCCGCACCATGGAGCCGCACTCCGCCTCCGCGCAGTTCTTCATCAACGTGGCCGACAACGACTTCCTCAACCACAGCGGCAAGAACGTCCAGGGCTGGGGCTATGCCGTGTTCGGCGAAGTGATCGAAGGCCGTGATGTGGTCGACGTGATCAAAGGCGTCTCCACCGGTTCCAAGGCTGGCCACCAGGATGTGCCTAAAGACGACGTGATCATCGAGAAAGCCGAGATCATTGAGTGA
- the pvdQ gene encoding bifunctional acylase PvdQ, with amino-acid sequence MTHLGLAAVLLTSGPAAQALEATGEASAQIRRTSFGVPHILAKDERGLGYGIGYAYAQDNLCLLADQVLTVNGERARYFGVQGKTIEQRDNLDNDMFFAWLNDDSAIKAFLQAQPVSMRQRLEGYAEGYNRVLTERKVQGLPAECGRGDWVRPISSLDLAKLTRRLLAEGGIGQFVEALVAATPPQAATRPEGRDFSAALARQAQFASARGSNAVAVGSERSATGGGLLLANPHFPWVGGMRFYQMQLTIPGQLDVMGAALPGLPLINIGFNRHVAWTHTVDTSKHFTLYRLQLDPKDPTRYLLDGKSVPLTRQTLSVTVKDEDGQLRQVQRQVYASTFGPVVQWPGRLDWNSQYAYSLRDANLDNTRVLQQWEAINRADGLDRLEQAVGQIQGIPWVNTLAVDAAGRAAYLNQSVVPYVDQALLALCGDPAAIEPLVVLDGSRSACQWKVDAQAAQPGIFPARLLPSLERRDFVQNSNDPAWLANPAQPLTGYSPLVSREGQPLGLRSRFALQRLQGPGKLEVADLQHMVLDNEVYAANLVLPDLLAWCRTAPVDVLAVCASLAAWNGKADLDSGIGLVHFANIAQALAEHPENWRVSFDAADPQHTPRGLAVEQAAVSKRVHEAARASLQQVSEAGINAKDTWGQIQQAADGTPVSGGPQELGVYNAMYSVPVGAGKQQVVSGTSYLQLVRFTRQGPQAFGLLAFSQSSEAASPYGSDQTRAFSAKQLASIPFTEAQIKADPQYRQYVIREGDKAVVAGTGH; translated from the coding sequence ATGACCCACCTTGGCCTGGCAGCCGTGCTGCTCACTTCAGGCCCTGCCGCGCAAGCCCTCGAAGCGACTGGCGAGGCGTCGGCGCAGATCCGCCGGACCAGCTTTGGCGTGCCGCATATCCTGGCCAAGGACGAACGAGGCCTGGGCTATGGCATCGGCTATGCGTATGCCCAGGACAACCTTTGCCTGTTGGCCGACCAAGTGCTGACCGTCAATGGGGAGCGCGCCCGCTACTTTGGTGTTCAGGGCAAGACGATCGAGCAGCGCGACAACCTCGACAACGATATGTTCTTCGCCTGGCTCAATGACGACTCAGCGATCAAGGCCTTCCTCCAGGCCCAGCCCGTGTCGATGCGCCAACGCTTGGAGGGGTATGCAGAGGGCTACAACCGAGTTTTGACCGAGCGCAAGGTCCAAGGCTTGCCAGCCGAGTGTGGCCGCGGCGACTGGGTGCGGCCGATCTCCAGCCTGGATTTGGCCAAGCTCACCCGCCGGTTGTTGGCGGAGGGGGGCATCGGTCAGTTCGTCGAAGCGCTGGTGGCGGCCACGCCGCCGCAAGCGGCCACGCGGCCGGAGGGGCGGGACTTCAGCGCGGCCTTGGCGCGCCAGGCGCAGTTCGCCTCGGCCCGAGGCAGCAACGCGGTTGCGGTCGGCTCCGAGCGTTCGGCCACCGGCGGCGGTCTCTTGCTGGCCAATCCACACTTCCCGTGGGTGGGTGGCATGCGCTTCTATCAGATGCAACTGACCATTCCCGGGCAGTTGGATGTCATGGGCGCCGCGTTGCCGGGCTTGCCACTGATCAACATCGGCTTTAACCGTCACGTGGCCTGGACGCACACGGTCGATACATCCAAGCATTTCACCCTATACCGCCTGCAGCTCGACCCGAAGGACCCCACGCGCTACCTGCTCGATGGCAAGTCCGTGCCGCTGACCCGCCAGACCCTGAGCGTGACGGTCAAGGATGAAGATGGCCAGTTGCGACAGGTACAGCGGCAGGTCTATGCCTCGACGTTCGGTCCCGTGGTGCAGTGGCCCGGTCGGTTGGATTGGAACTCGCAATATGCCTACAGCTTGCGCGATGCGAACCTGGACAATACCCGAGTGTTGCAGCAGTGGGAGGCGATCAACCGTGCCGACGGCCTGGACCGCCTGGAGCAGGCGGTGGGGCAGATTCAGGGTATTCCGTGGGTCAACACGTTGGCTGTCGATGCAGCGGGCCGTGCCGCGTATCTGAACCAGTCAGTGGTGCCCTACGTGGATCAGGCGCTGTTGGCGCTCTGTGGCGATCCGGCGGCGATCGAGCCGTTGGTGGTATTGGACGGTTCGCGCAGCGCGTGCCAATGGAAGGTCGATGCGCAGGCGGCCCAGCCGGGTATCTTCCCTGCTCGGCTGCTGCCAAGCCTGGAGCGGCGCGACTTCGTGCAGAACTCCAACGACCCGGCCTGGCTGGCCAACCCTGCGCAGCCATTGACCGGCTACTCACCGTTGGTCAGCCGCGAAGGCCAGCCCCTGGGCCTACGCAGCCGCTTTGCCCTGCAACGCCTGCAAGGGCCTGGCAAGTTAGAGGTGGCGGATCTACAACACATGGTGCTGGATAATGAGGTGTACGCAGCAAACCTTGTGCTTCCAGACCTGCTGGCCTGGTGCAGAACTGCCCCGGTCGATGTGCTGGCCGTGTGTGCGAGCCTTGCCGCCTGGAATGGCAAGGCAGATCTCGACAGCGGCATAGGCCTTGTGCACTTTGCCAATATCGCCCAGGCGTTGGCTGAACATCCTGAAAACTGGCGCGTGTCATTCGACGCCGCCGACCCTCAGCACACACCGCGGGGGCTGGCGGTGGAGCAAGCGGCGGTCAGCAAGCGTGTGCACGAAGCGGCGCGGGCTTCATTGCAGCAGGTGAGTGAGGCTGGCATCAACGCCAAAGACACCTGGGGGCAGATCCAGCAGGCTGCCGATGGCACGCCAGTGTCGGGTGGGCCTCAGGAGCTTGGCGTGTACAACGCGATGTACAGCGTGCCAGTGGGGGCGGGCAAGCAGCAGGTCGTCAGTGGTACCAGTTACCTGCAGTTGGTCCGTTTCACCCGGCAGGGGCCGCAAGCGTTCGGGTTGCTCGCGTTTTCTCAGTCAAGCGAGGCCGCATCGCCTTATGGCAGTGACCAGACGCGTGCCTTTTCGGCCAAGCAATTGGCGTCGATACCGTTCACCGAGGCGCAGATCAAGGCTGATCCGCAGTATCGACAGTACGTAATCAGGGAGGGGGACAAGGCGGTGGTGGCGGGCACAGGCCACTGA